A region from the Silene latifolia isolate original U9 population chromosome 7, ASM4854445v1, whole genome shotgun sequence genome encodes:
- the LOC141590797 gene encoding putative F-box protein At4g22030 — protein MVSIQSCTAKHLLSTQKLQITSVNRPTTYVKQPMIVVPKLPNLDRNKNILLEEFNNGVKLSPLRSSSPKTLIKDQQNEITVKLYAILEAISDRIEMHNNVKEQRENWNSLLLNSINMITLTATTMVGISAMNEGNLTLKVSSMVLFMAATGLVSLMNKIQPSQLAQEQRNSVRLFKQLKTKVETTMYLKNPSRFEVDGFVEEVLALDRAYPLPLLGAMLEKFPKTYKSAVWWPKSKNVVKTTSFGDKNNGWSKELEEEMREIVEVIEKKDIEDYVRLGNKALKLNKMLAVSGPVLTGIAAIGSGFLVGGAGWGGVVAGVAGAMAGVVNTMEHGGQVGMVFEMYRNCGGLFSLLNETIESNLEEGDFERRENGELFEMKLALKLGRSLSELRDLASKSKENGGFVDEFASKLY, from the coding sequence ATGGTTTCGATACAATCTTGTACCGCAAAACATTTACTTTCGACACAAAAACTTCAAATCACGAGCGTAAATCGGCCTACTACTTACGTCAAACAACCCATGATTGTAGTCCCAAAGCTACCAAATCTTGACCGTAATAAAAATATACTCTTAGAGGAATTCAACAATGGAGTAAAGTTATCTCCATTGAGAAGTTCTAGCCCAAAAACCCTAATAAAAGACCAACAAAATGAGATTACGGTAAAACTTTACGCGATTTTAGAGGCGATTTCCGATAGAATTGAGATGCATAACAACGTGAAGGAGCAACGTGAGAATTGGAACTCATTGTTGTTAAACTCAATTAACATGATTACATTAACAGCAACAACAATGGTGGGTATTTCCGCCATGAATGAAGGTAACTTGACGTTGAAGGTATCTTCTATGGTGTTGTTCATGGCGGCGACGGGTTTAGTTTCGTTAATGAACAAGATTCAACCATCTCAGCTTGCTCAAGAACAGAGGAACTCTGTTAGATTGTTTAAACAGTTGAAAACTAAGGTTGAAACGACAATGTATCTAAAAAACCCGTCTCGTTTCGAAGTTGACGGGTTTGTGGAGGAAGTATTGGCTTTGGATCGAGCGTACCCGCTTCCGCTTTTGGGTGCAATGCTTGAGAAGTTCCCTAAGACGTATAAGTCGGCGGTTTGGTGGCCCAAGTCGAAAAACGTTGTAAAAACGACGTCGTTTGGGGATAAGAATAATGGGTGGAGTAAAGAATTGGAGGAGGAAATGAGGGAGATTGTGGAAGTAATAGAGAAAAAAGATATTGAAGATTATGTTAGGCTAGGGAATAAGGCattgaaattaaataaaatgttGGCGGTTTCGGGCCCGGTGTTGACCGGGATAGCGGCCATTGGGTCGGGTTTTTTGGTCGGGGGAGCGGGTTGGGGCGGAGTGGTGGCGGGTGTGGCCGGGGCGATGGCGGGTGTGGTGAATACAATGGAGCATGGAGGACAAGTAGGGATGGTATTTGAGATGTATAGGAATTGTGGAGGGTTATTTAGTCTTTTAAATGAGACAATAGAGTCGAATTTAGAAGAGGGGGATTTTGAGAGGAGGGAAAATGGCGAGTTATTTGAAATGAAATTGGCTTTGAAATTAGGGAGGAGTTTGTCTGAATTAAGGGATTTGGCTAGTAAATCAAAAGAGAATGGAGGATTTGTTGATGAATTTGCAAGCAAGCTCTATTGA
- the LOC141590796 gene encoding mitogen-activated protein kinase kinase kinase 18-like has product MELKKGKLIGRGSSADVSLGWAHPSGDVVAVKYAPLSRSSALEKEVEIHSSLKCDQIIEYKGNEVTLENGQFFYNIFMEYASGGTLIDVIQNKGGGLSESKIQRYTRDILRGLEYVHSKGIVHCDIKGANILVTSGGVKIGDFGCSKWVSSVGEIVGTPMYMAPEVARGEQQGYPADVWALGCTVLEMATGLPPWVNISQDPISALYWIGFTGALPDIPGFLSDGVKDFLDKCLKRDPKERWSVTQLLKHPFFNDDELVHELKSDTPTSVLDPSLWVNTEKSGSLREIVAHERNVKSPLERIMELAKDSSSEFIWNSAEDDDDWITVRSKSNDKTEKLPSGPGYTPAQISEPNLTDTKPVIITSEPGPSTELNSSHSMELLFSYKNQNCKQFSRSFINDETIQDGFSCKCLRVYLSVYFSVLKNFCKHFPMVTKLLLVPAAEVCNTLFLVSIFIHNFRTRASAQDNPLQDVDDKFNCAGINAHNSRALFGSFLGLMLFAELLYSVLIFVNFSQFRPDSPLTVLATYYKGENHGHKITTS; this is encoded by the exons ATGGAGTTAAAGAAGGGCAAGCTCATCGGCCGTGGCTCATCTGCGGACGTATCCCTCGGATGGGCTCACCCTTCCGGAGATGTCGTTGCTGTCAAATACGCTCCGTTGTCAAGATCAAGTGCTCTTGAAAAGGAGGTGGAGATACATTCAAGCCTAAAATGTGATCAGATAATTGAATACAAAGGGAATGAGGTAACTCTAGAAAATGGTCAGTTTTTTTACAATATTTTCATGGAGTATGCCTCAGGCGGTACGCTTATTGATGTGATTCAAAATAAAGGCGGTGGCCTAAGCGAGTCAAAAATTCAGAGATACACGAGAGATATCCTTCGAGGTCTGGAGTATGTACATTCTAAAGGTATAGTGCATTGTGACATTAAGGGTGCTAACATTTTGGTCACGAGTGGCGGGGTGAAAATCGGAGACTTTGGATGTTCGAAGTGGGTATCGTCTGTCGGGGAAATAGTTGGCACCCCAATGTACATGGCTCCCGAGGTTGCACGTGGAGAGCAACAAGGCTACCCAGCCGATGTATGGGCCTTGGGCTGCACGGTTCTTGAGATGGCTACTGGTCTGCCTCCATGGGTGAACATCTCTCAAGACCCAATTTCGGCTCTCTATTGGATTGGGTTTACCGGTGCATTGCCTGATATTCCGGGTTTCTTGTCGGACGGGGTTAAGGATTTCTTGGATAAATGTTTGAAGAGAGACCCAAAAGAGAGGTGGTCAGTGACCCAACTCCTCAAGCATCCATTTTTTAATGATGATGAGTTGGTCCATGAGCTCAAATCGGATACACCGACAAGCGTTTTGGACCCAAGTCTTTGGGTGAATACGGAAAAATCGGGCTCACTGCGGGAAATTGTAGCCCATGAAAGAAACGTAAAATCGCCATTGGAGAGAATAATGGAATTGGCAAAAGATTCATCTTCAGAATTTATTTGGAATTCAgctgaggatgatgatgattggATCACAGTGAGAAGCAAGAGCAATGACAAAACAGAGAAACTTCCCAGTGGGCCAGGTTATACTCCGGCCCAAATATCTGAGCCCAATTTGACCGATACAAAACCGGTCATAATTACAAGCGAGCCCGGTCCATCAACTGAGTTAAATTCATCTCATAGTATGGAGCTATTGTTCAGCTACAAGAACCAAAATTGCAAGCAATTTTCCCGGAGTTTTATTAATGATGAGACCATACAAGACGGTTTCAGTTGTAAATGTTTGCGGGTTTATTTATCTGTGTATTTTAGCGTGTTAAAAAATTTCTGTAAACATTTTCCTATGGTAACAAAATTATTACTTGTTCCGGCAGCAGAAGTTTGTAATACATTATTTCTTGTCAGTATATTTATCCACAATTTTAGAACAAGAGCCA GCGCGCAGGACAATCCTCTTCAAGACGTTGACGATAAGTTCAACTGTGCTGGCATTAATGCTCATAATTCCAGGGCTCTCTTTGGTAGTTTCCTTGGACTGATGCTTTTTGCTGAACTGCTGTACTCGGTGTTG ATCTTTGTTAATTTCAGCCAGTTCAGGCCAGATTCGCCTTTGACAGTTCTAGCTACCTACTACAAAGGAGAAAACCATGGACACAAAATTACGACGAGTTAG
- the LOC141593080 gene encoding aspartic proteinase A1-like has protein sequence MVNLKALVIPLFLSILLFPLVFSASNDGLLRIGLKKRKIDQNSLAAAQLGSKGREGLKSSLENHVLRNFGDVEGGDIVGLKNFMDAQYFGEIGVGTPPQKFTVVFDTGSSNLWVPSSKCYFSIACFFHPNYKSSKSSTYKKNGKSAAIHYGSGSVSGFFSEDNVEIGDLVVKNQEFIEATSEPGTTFVLAHFDGILGLGFQEISVGNSVPAWYNMIKQGLIKEPVFSFWLNRNAEEEEGGELVFGGADPKHYKGKHTYAPVTKKGYWQFDMGDVLIDGKTTGYCAGGCAAIADSGTSLLAGPTTIITQINEAIGGSGVLNKECKAIVKQYGQTMIDLLVSQATPKKVCSQIGVCTFDGAQSVSSGIESVVDKESSENSKGRSQDAMCSACEMSVVWMQNQLQQNATHERVISYADELCERIPNPMGQSGIDCNKLSEMPTISFTIAGKQFALSPEEYVLKIGNGKAAQCISGFTAMDVPPPHGPLWILGDVFMGRYHTVFDYGNARVGFAEAA, from the exons ATGGTTAATTTAAAGGCGCTGGTGATCCCGTTGTTTCTTTCAATTCTTTTGTTTCCTCTGGTCTTTTCTGCATCCAATGATGGTCTATTGAGAATTGGATTAAAAAAGCGAAAAATTGATCAAAATAGCCTAGCTGCAGCGCAACTCGGGTCAAAAGGCAGGGAGGGATTGAAATCGTCTCTTGAAAACCACGTTCTTAGAAACTTCGGGGATGTTGAGGGTGGTGACATTGTTGGCCTCAAAAACTTCATGGATGCTCAGTACTTTGGGGAGATTGGTGTCGGTACTCCTCCACAGAAATTCACTGTTGTTTTCGACACTGGTAGCTCAAATTTGTGGGTACCATCATCTAAGTGCTATTTCTCT attgcttgtttcttccatccgaaCTACAAGTCTAGCAAATCCAGTACATACAAGAAGAATG GGAAATCCGCTGCTATTCATTATGGTTCTGGATCTGTATCTGGTTTCTTTAGCGAAGATAACGTTGAGATAGGTGACCTCGTTGTAAAAAACCAG GAATTTATCGAGGCAACTAGTGAACCTGGTACCACATTCGTGCTTGCTCATTTTGATGGTATACTAGGCCTCGGCTTTCAAGAGATATCGGTTGGGAATTCTGTGCCTGCCTG GTACAACATGATAAAGCAAGGGCTTATCAAAGAGCCAGTATTTTCATTTTGGCTGAATCGTAATGCAGAAGAGGAGGAAGGTGGTGAACTTGTGTTTGGCGGAGCTGACCCAAAGCACTACAAAGGCAAACACACATACGCTCCTGTGACGAAAAAGGGTTATTGGCAG TTTGACATGGGTGATGTCCTTATAGACGGCAAAACAACAG GGTACTGTGCTGGTGGCTGTGCAGCTATTGCAGATTCCGGCACTTCATTACTGGCCGGTCCCACG ACAATCATTACTCAAATAAACGAGGCAATTGGAGGTTCAGGTGTTCTCAATAAGGAGTGCAAGGCTATAGTAAAGCAGTACGGGCAGACTATGATCGACCTTCTCGTTTCTCAG GCAACTCCCAAAAAGGTGTGCTCTCAAATTGGAGTCTGCACATTTGACGGAGCTCAAAGTGTTAG TTCGGGGATTGAGAGTGTGGTTGACAAGGAAAGTTCTGAAAATTCGAAGGGTAGATCACAGGATGCTATGTGTTCTGCTTGTGAGATGTCTGTTGTGTGGATGCAGAATCAACTCCAGCAAAATGCAACCCACGAGCGCGTAATAAGCTATGCCGATGAG TTGTGTGAACGGATTCCGAATCCAATGGGACAATCAGGCATTGACTGTAACAAACTTTCCGAGATGCCTACAATCTCGTTTACTATTGCTGGCAAACAATTTGCACTTAGCCCCGAGGAG TACGTACTAAAGATTGGAAACGGAAAGGCCGCTCAATGCATTAGCGGATTCACAGCTATGGATGTTCCCCCTCCTCACGGACCTCTCTG GATTTTGGGAGACGTGTTCATGGGAAGGTACCATACCGTGTTTGACTATGGGAATGCAAGGGTTGGATTTGCCGAAGCTGCTTAA
- the LOC141593081 gene encoding uncharacterized protein LOC141593081 produces MIHLLFSIIFAQATIILLLLFKTPLRNLVVSGIDIIKRGRGPIVVKTVSSTIFVVFSSSVYSVFKLTHRGDVDDGAPSDLNPTEQVLFAKHLLEASLMGFILFLGLMIDRLHNYIRELELRRKTMEELKKTEGKFDAHEEVKAREMQVNTFKDMIRQMDSELETAVKEATASEATVEALRKQSEGLLLEYDRLLAENQELRNELQIVDLRVSHSAVKKDS; encoded by the exons ATGATACATCTTTTATTCTCAATAATATTTGCGCAAGCAAcaataatattattactattattcaAAACACCATTAAGAAATCTTGTTGTTTCTGGGATTGATATAATCAAACGTGGTAGAGGTCCCATTGTTGTCAAAACTGTATCTTCCAccatttttgttgttttttcttCATCTGTTTATAGTGTTTTTAAGCTTACGCATCGCGGTGATGTCGATGATGGTGCTCCTTCTGATCTTAACCCCACTGAACAAGTCCTCTTTGCTAAACACCTCCTTGAAGCTTCTCTTATGG GATTCATTCTGTTTCTTGGACTCATGATAGACCGTCTTCACAACTACATCAGAGAGCTTGAATTAAGGCGAAAAACCATGGAAGAATTGAAGAAGACCGAGGGGAAATTTGATGCGCATGAGGAGGTAAAAGCTAGAGAGATGCAGGTAAACACATTCAAGGATATGATTAGGCAGATGGACTCTGAACTTGAGACTGCGGTCAAGGAAGCAACCGCCTCAGAAGCTACTGTTGAGGCTCTTAGGAAGCAATCCGAAGGTTTGCTCCTTGAATATGATCGTTTGTTAGCTGAAAACCAAGAACTTCGGAACGAATTGCAAATTGTGGATCTAAGAGTTTCTCATTCAGCTGTTAAAAAAGACTCATAA